A single region of the Chryseobacterium sp. 6424 genome encodes:
- a CDS encoding YjjG family noncanonical pyrimidine nucleotidase, whose product MKIQHIFFDLDNTLWDHRRNAYLTLKDIYKREDVYKKYSLPFEEFHKEYFTINERLWEQIRDGEIDKEYLRAHRFYDSLLFFGIDDQALADTFERNFLDEILNYNDLVDGAFQLLEYLSAKGYTLHILSNGFEEVTYRKCELSGIKNYFQTITSADEINVRKPNPEIYDYALKKAGAIKGESMMIGDDWIADIEGAKSFGLQVIFFDVFQDNYEAEDVQVIKHLTEIKHLL is encoded by the coding sequence ATGAAAATTCAGCACATTTTTTTTGACCTCGATAATACCCTTTGGGACCACCGCCGGAACGCTTATCTTACCCTAAAAGACATCTATAAAAGAGAAGACGTATATAAAAAATACAGCTTGCCCTTCGAAGAGTTCCATAAAGAATATTTTACCATAAACGAACGGCTTTGGGAGCAGATCCGCGATGGCGAAATTGATAAAGAATACCTGCGCGCGCACCGCTTTTACGATTCGCTACTTTTCTTTGGGATTGATGACCAGGCGCTCGCCGACACCTTTGAACGTAATTTTCTTGATGAGATACTTAATTATAATGACCTGGTAGATGGCGCCTTCCAGTTGTTGGAATATCTTTCGGCCAAAGGTTACACACTGCACATCCTTTCCAACGGTTTCGAGGAAGTGACGTACAGGAAATGCGAACTTTCTGGCATTAAGAATTACTTCCAGACCATTACCAGCGCAGATGAAATAAATGTTCGGAAACCAAACCCCGAAATCTACGATTATGCCTTAAAGAAAGCCGGCGCAATAAAAGGAGAGAGCATGATGATTGGTGATGACTGGATCGCCGATATAGAAGGCGCGAAATCCTTCGGTTTGCAGGTTATTTTCTTCGATGTATTTCAAGATAATTATGAGGCTGAAGACGTGCAGGTAATAAAACATCTGACTGAAATTAAGCACTTGCTCTAA
- a CDS encoding deoxycytidylate deaminase: protein MEPTKFDLAYLKMATEWAKLSHCKRKKVGALIVKDRMIISDGYNGTPSGFENCCEDGTGKTHWYVLHAEANAILKLAGSTQSAKDATLYLTLSPCKECSKLALQAGIKKIVYIDDYSDNSGIEFLKNHGIRILKISADQLL from the coding sequence TTGGAACCTACAAAATTTGACTTGGCCTACCTGAAAATGGCCACGGAATGGGCCAAACTTTCTCACTGCAAAAGAAAAAAAGTAGGCGCATTAATCGTAAAAGACCGCATGATCATTTCCGATGGATACAATGGTACGCCCTCTGGTTTTGAAAACTGTTGTGAAGATGGCACCGGTAAAACCCACTGGTATGTGCTGCATGCAGAGGCTAACGCTATACTGAAGCTTGCCGGCTCTACCCAATCCGCTAAAGACGCTACACTATATCTTACCCTTTCGCCATGCAAGGAATGCAGTAAACTCGCGTTGCAGGCTGGGATAAAGAAGATTGTGTACATTGATGATTATTCGGATAATTCAGGTATCGAATTCCTGAAGAATCACGGCATCAGGATATTAAAGATTTCGGCGGACCAATTACTTTAA
- a CDS encoding sigma-70 family RNA polymerase sigma factor, whose product MNTQPDSRLISEYRSGSEKALAILIERHQKDLFSFIFYKLMDEDLANDIFQDTFMKIIVTLKEGRYNEEGKFILWAKRIAHNLIIDHFRLKAKQVKVSETSYENDEFSIFDLLAGKEENIEERLISQQIKDDLTRMLVYLPENQQEVIKLRFFDGLSFKEIADHTGSSINTTLGRVRYALINLRKIMEEHRIILTR is encoded by the coding sequence ATGAACACACAACCAGATAGCCGGTTGATCTCCGAATACCGAAGTGGCAGCGAAAAAGCCCTCGCCATACTCATTGAGAGACACCAAAAAGACCTTTTCTCTTTCATCTTCTATAAATTGATGGATGAAGATTTGGCGAACGACATATTTCAGGATACCTTCATGAAGATTATCGTTACGCTGAAGGAAGGGCGTTATAACGAAGAAGGCAAATTCATCCTATGGGCAAAAAGAATCGCCCATAACCTTATTATAGACCATTTCAGGCTAAAAGCCAAGCAGGTCAAAGTCTCCGAAACATCTTATGAGAACGATGAATTCTCTATTTTCGATTTACTTGCAGGCAAAGAAGAAAATATTGAAGAAAGGCTGATTAGCCAACAAATAAAGGATGACCTTACAAGGATGTTGGTGTATCTGCCAGAGAACCAGCAAGAAGTCATCAAACTCCGCTTTTTCGATGGGCTAAGTTTCAAGGAAATTGCAGATCATACCGGAAGCAGTATCAATACCACTTTGGGCCGCGTGCGCTACGCCCTCATCAACCTACGCAAGATCATGGAAGAACACCGCATAATTTTAACGCGGTAA
- a CDS encoding RluA family pseudouridine synthase produces the protein MNHTIASQIIYEDNHLLIINKKAGQLVQGDKTGDESLLDLIKNHIKKRDQKPGNVFLGLVHRIDRPTSGLVIYAKTSKALTRLTQMVKNREIQKTYWAVVSKNEIPASGRLVHYLQKNEKTNKATVFIKPTDNAKESVLNYQILKQLDNFQLLEIDLETGRHHQIRAQLSKIGVPIKGDLKYGAARSNPDGGIHLHARKLQFVHPVTKESIEIIAPVPQNDSVWLACERIAQGE, from the coding sequence ATGAATCACACAATCGCCTCCCAAATCATTTACGAAGACAATCACCTGCTGATTATCAACAAAAAAGCGGGCCAGTTGGTGCAGGGAGATAAAACCGGCGATGAGTCTTTGCTTGATCTCATCAAGAATCATATCAAAAAAAGGGATCAGAAACCCGGAAATGTTTTCCTGGGCCTTGTTCATCGGATTGACCGCCCGACTTCCGGACTTGTGATTTATGCTAAAACCTCTAAGGCACTGACGCGGCTCACGCAGATGGTGAAAAACCGCGAAATCCAGAAAACTTACTGGGCCGTGGTTAGTAAAAATGAGATTCCCGCCAGCGGAAGGCTTGTGCATTACCTGCAAAAAAACGAAAAGACGAATAAGGCCACGGTTTTCATAAAACCTACCGACAATGCGAAGGAATCTGTCCTGAACTATCAGATCCTTAAACAACTCGATAATTTCCAACTGCTCGAAATCGATCTGGAGACCGGCAGGCATCACCAGATCCGCGCGCAACTTTCAAAAATCGGTGTGCCCATCAAAGGCGACCTGAAGTATGGCGCTGCACGTTCAAATCCTGACGGTGGAATTCATCTGCATGCCAGGAAGCTTCAGTTCGTGCATCCTGTGACTAAAGAAAGCATCGAGATTATTGCACCCGTTCCCCAGAACGATAGTGTTTGGCTAGCCTGCGAGCGTATTGCTCAGGGAGAATAA
- a CDS encoding enoyl-CoA hydratase-related protein has protein sequence MNYNNILIEKEQKIATVIINRPQSLNALNAETIRELSHAFETLETDTEIRCIILIGHGEKSFVAGADIKEFSDYGTAAAEELARNGQNILFNKIENLRKPVIAAINGFALGGGLELAMACHIRYASDNAKLGLPEVTLGLIPGYGGTQRLPKLVGKGLANEMICSAKMIPAARAKEIGLVNEVFSQAELLDKSKELALAISQNSPMGISKAIAAINQYDTAQGFETEIKSFGELFEMNDKKEGVAAFLEKRKPSF, from the coding sequence ATGAATTACAACAACATCCTGATAGAGAAAGAGCAGAAAATTGCTACAGTCATCATCAACCGACCGCAAAGCCTTAATGCATTGAACGCAGAAACCATCCGCGAATTAAGCCATGCTTTTGAAACTTTAGAGACCGATACAGAGATACGCTGCATCATCCTCATAGGTCATGGGGAAAAATCTTTCGTCGCAGGTGCTGACATCAAAGAATTTTCGGATTATGGTACCGCGGCAGCCGAAGAACTGGCCCGAAACGGACAAAACATCCTTTTCAATAAAATAGAAAACCTTCGCAAACCCGTAATCGCTGCAATAAACGGCTTCGCATTAGGCGGCGGACTCGAGTTGGCGATGGCCTGTCATATCCGATATGCGTCTGATAACGCAAAACTGGGACTTCCGGAAGTAACACTTGGCCTTATCCCTGGTTATGGGGGCACCCAGCGTTTGCCGAAACTGGTAGGCAAAGGATTGGCCAACGAAATGATATGCTCCGCCAAAATGATTCCGGCTGCACGTGCGAAAGAGATCGGGCTCGTAAACGAAGTTTTTAGTCAGGCAGAACTTCTGGATAAATCAAAAGAATTGGCACTCGCTATTTCACAAAACTCGCCAATGGGCATTTCAAAAGCCATCGCTGCGATTAACCAATATGATACAGCACAAGGTTTTGAAACAGAAATTAAATCCTTCGGTGAACTCTTCGAAATGAATGATAAGAAGGAAGGCGTAGCCGCTTTTCTGGAAAAAAGAAAACCTTCATTTTAA
- the metK gene encoding methionine adenosyltransferase, translating into MSYLFTSESVSEGHPDKIADQISDALIDHFLAYDPQSKVACETLVTTGQVVLAGEVKSDAYLDVQDIARKVINEIGYTKGEYMFNGDSCGVISAIHEQSPDINQGVDRVDENADFETKANAQGAGDQGMMFGYATNETDNYMPLALDLAHTILRELSKLRRENEAIQYLRPDAKSQVTIEYSDDHKPIRIDSIVVSTQHDEFGSEQAMLEKIKKDIIDILIPKVRAAQKPEIQALFNDQIKYHINPTGKFVIGGPHGDTGLTGRKIIVDTYGGKGAHGGGAFSGKDPSKVDRSAAYATRHIAKNLVAAGVADEVLVQVSYAIGVAEPCGLFVTTYGTSKVNLTDGEIAEKLKTIFDLRPYAIEQNLKLRNPIYQETASYGHMGRNYYVADKTFNIGKHNQKTVKDLEFFTWEKLDRVDDIKQAFAL; encoded by the coding sequence ATGTCCTATTTATTTACGTCCGAATCGGTTTCCGAAGGACATCCGGATAAAATTGCTGACCAGATTTCCGATGCGCTGATAGATCATTTCCTGGCCTACGACCCACAATCGAAAGTAGCCTGCGAAACCCTGGTGACCACAGGTCAGGTAGTGCTTGCCGGTGAAGTAAAATCAGATGCTTACCTGGATGTTCAGGATATTGCCCGTAAAGTCATCAACGAAATTGGCTATACCAAAGGCGAATATATGTTTAATGGAGATTCGTGTGGCGTAATTTCCGCTATTCATGAGCAAAGCCCGGATATCAATCAGGGGGTGGACCGTGTAGATGAAAATGCCGATTTCGAAACCAAGGCCAACGCGCAAGGTGCCGGTGACCAAGGCATGATGTTCGGTTATGCTACCAATGAGACGGATAATTATATGCCGCTGGCACTGGATCTGGCACACACCATCCTACGGGAGCTTTCCAAATTACGCCGTGAGAATGAAGCGATACAATATCTTCGACCTGACGCGAAATCACAGGTGACTATTGAATATTCTGATGATCATAAACCGATCAGGATAGATTCTATCGTGGTTTCTACCCAACATGATGAGTTCGGCAGCGAGCAGGCCATGCTTGAGAAAATTAAAAAAGACATCATCGATATCTTGATCCCGAAAGTTCGGGCAGCACAAAAACCTGAGATACAGGCACTCTTTAATGATCAGATCAAGTACCATATCAACCCGACCGGCAAATTCGTAATCGGTGGGCCACATGGCGATACCGGTCTTACCGGCAGAAAAATCATCGTTGACACTTACGGTGGTAAAGGAGCCCACGGTGGTGGCGCCTTTTCGGGGAAAGACCCATCAAAGGTTGACCGCAGCGCAGCCTACGCTACACGCCATATCGCAAAAAATCTGGTCGCGGCAGGCGTGGCAGATGAGGTGTTGGTACAGGTTTCTTACGCGATTGGTGTGGCAGAACCCTGCGGGCTTTTCGTGACGACCTACGGAACTTCAAAAGTAAACCTTACCGATGGTGAAATCGCCGAAAAATTGAAAACGATTTTCGATTTGCGACCTTATGCCATTGAACAGAATTTGAAACTCAGGAACCCTATTTATCAGGAGACAGCTTCTTATGGGCATATGGGCCGTAATTATTATGTAGCCGATAAAACATTTAATATCGGTAAGCACAATCAAAAAACCGTCAAGGACCTGGAGTTCTTCACATGGGAGAAACTCGACCGTGTAGATGATATCAAACAGGCTTTCGCATTATAA
- a CDS encoding TonB-dependent receptor domain-containing protein, whose translation MKKSLVILSTITFLNSYAQEKPKTDRETNIEGVTVVKAKKTVEQKADRTIFDFSEQPQLNSGSLMEGVKKLPGLVVTDLAGMMYQGKILDVYMDGRPLNITSNELNGFLEGMPANSVERIEIITQPGAEFPATSGGAILNIITSKTARNYLSATYSGNYSFTNYDKYRNRTNNSLSLNAKNRYFGWQLNIGQSYRENLMSATIDDLSTTRTDGRRRGYFAKAAMTFDISSDRLLLNYDIYHNNNDNFTSSTGRYFGTPFQTEDDANTFNVRHEAVATYQKRFADKNKKLDFKYNLSNSSSEFEQINRLQDVAVLQNNSEMNVSTFKVDYSQPLNILDEGKISFGGLFDIQNFTTESEGITNLDYERQTASTYLEFQTKLKKFDFILGTRAENYDISGISRAYDNGGNLVEKDLIPFNKFQFFPNASVQYNFIPKVYFALNYNRKITLPSISALNPNNSVYQNGNTVTTGNPNLQPTIFDNYEVKVSMFDYAFIGYSVSNAKNQVMQLVTREKVTDPVTGLENEFIRNRQENISELTVHNFNVGLPIPLMIFSTPLKEIMNFNFNPDKINFIYVYAAYQKHVLPDVDTKGFLMLNLNSQFILPKDVKLSINYFLIPRNANYYYFQTVNPVGNNVDVTLSKKFMKDRLSVSLFANDILNGQQMSFRSVAAQPNVVLMNKFDSRNFGFSVNYKIPTRNKLAKEAPNMLNQEKKDDGGLLNQMP comes from the coding sequence ATGAAAAAATCACTCGTAATTCTTTCTACCATTACCTTTTTAAATTCTTATGCACAGGAGAAACCCAAAACAGACAGAGAAACCAATATTGAAGGAGTTACCGTAGTTAAAGCTAAGAAAACCGTCGAACAGAAAGCGGACCGTACCATTTTCGATTTCTCGGAGCAGCCACAACTGAACTCCGGGTCGCTGATGGAAGGTGTGAAGAAACTTCCGGGCCTTGTGGTAACAGATCTTGCTGGAATGATGTATCAGGGCAAGATCCTCGATGTTTATATGGATGGCCGCCCACTGAATATCACTTCAAACGAGCTGAACGGTTTTTTGGAAGGTATGCCCGCCAACTCCGTGGAGCGTATCGAGATCATCACACAGCCGGGCGCAGAGTTTCCGGCGACTTCGGGTGGTGCGATCTTAAACATCATTACTTCGAAAACCGCCAGAAATTACCTTTCGGCCACTTACTCGGGGAACTACAGTTTTACCAATTATGACAAATATAGAAACCGCACCAATAATTCATTAAGTTTAAATGCAAAGAACAGGTATTTCGGCTGGCAGCTCAATATAGGCCAAAGCTATCGTGAGAACCTGATGTCTGCGACTATTGACGATCTTTCTACAACGCGAACTGATGGCCGCCGCCGCGGCTATTTTGCCAAAGCTGCCATGACTTTTGATATCTCGTCAGACCGTCTTTTGCTGAACTATGATATCTACCACAACAATAACGATAACTTTACATCCAGTACCGGGCGCTATTTCGGCACACCTTTCCAGACCGAAGACGATGCGAACACCTTTAATGTCCGTCATGAAGCCGTAGCCACTTACCAAAAAAGGTTCGCTGATAAGAATAAAAAACTGGATTTTAAGTATAACCTAAGCAATTCGTCGTCAGAGTTTGAGCAAATCAATCGCCTGCAGGATGTTGCGGTACTGCAGAATAATTCTGAAATGAACGTTTCGACTTTTAAAGTAGATTATTCACAACCGCTGAACATTCTGGATGAAGGCAAGATCAGTTTCGGTGGGTTGTTCGATATTCAGAATTTCACTACCGAAAGCGAAGGCATTACCAATCTCGACTACGAACGGCAAACGGCGTCCACGTATCTGGAGTTTCAGACAAAACTCAAAAAATTCGATTTCATTTTAGGTACGAGAGCTGAAAATTATGATATTTCCGGCATCTCCCGAGCTTACGACAATGGCGGAAATCTGGTGGAAAAGGATTTGATTCCGTTCAACAAATTCCAGTTCTTCCCGAACGCGAGCGTACAGTATAATTTTATCCCTAAAGTGTATTTCGCGCTTAATTATAACAGGAAAATTACGCTTCCAAGCATCTCGGCGCTGAATCCGAACAACAGCGTTTACCAGAACGGAAACACTGTCACCACAGGAAACCCGAATCTGCAACCCACAATCTTCGACAATTATGAAGTGAAAGTTTCGATGTTCGATTACGCGTTTATCGGCTACAGCGTCAGCAATGCGAAGAACCAGGTGATGCAGCTTGTGACGCGCGAAAAGGTGACAGATCCTGTGACGGGCCTTGAAAATGAATTCATCAGAAACCGCCAGGAAAACATCTCGGAACTCACCGTGCACAATTTCAATGTCGGTTTGCCGATTCCTTTGATGATCTTTTCGACGCCATTAAAGGAGATCATGAACTTCAATTTCAATCCTGATAAGATCAATTTCATATACGTGTATGCGGCTTACCAAAAGCATGTTCTGCCCGATGTGGACACGAAAGGATTCCTGATGCTGAATCTCAATTCGCAGTTCATCTTACCTAAAGATGTCAAACTTTCCATCAATTATTTCCTGATCCCGCGCAATGCGAATTACTATTATTTCCAGACGGTGAATCCTGTCGGGAACAATGTTGATGTTACGCTTTCGAAGAAATTCATGAAAGACCGGTTGAGCGTATCCCTATTTGCAAATGATATTCTGAACGGACAGCAAATGTCTTTCCGCTCGGTCGCAGCCCAGCCAAATGTGGTTTTGATGAATAAATTTGACAGCAGGAACTTCGGATTTTCAGTCAATTATAAAATCCCGACCAGAAACAAACTGGCAAAAGAAGCGCCGAACATGCTGAATCAGGAGAAAAAAGATGACGGCGGCCTGCTCAATCAAATGCCGTAA
- a CDS encoding catalase, with translation MDHNQFKTPINPTDAPNNQPLHQAYMQNHLVKQIQKKSPGRYLSTKGSGAYGKFTVTQDLKKYTSAKLFSEIGKETKIFARFSTMLAEKGSADTERDIRGFSLKFYTEEGNWDLVGSSSPVFYVKEPSNFAAFMQSHSRDPRTNLKSETARWNFYSTHPESLHQLLINSSDRGIPFGYRHMNGYGTHTYAFINAAGERFWVKFHFKPKQGTKNFTGAEVDKTDFAQQDLVHAVDTANYPRWTLFIQIMTMEEANGYRWNPFDVTKVWLQDDFPLIEVGDLELNKIPEDYFSHVEQATFSPGTIVPGIGFSPDKMLQTRIFAYTDAHQNRTGLHAEQLQVNRNPYIQPSYFASEISHAALTTFTSYDHEDDHYTQPGLFYTKALTDETRAILVENIIKSMKQVSGPEKHSIINRQLCHFFRANIELGMKIAMGLQVNIDANMMSHTMNQL, from the coding sequence ATGGATCATAACCAATTCAAAACCCCTATAAATCCTACTGACGCACCCAATAACCAGCCGCTACATCAGGCATATATGCAAAACCACCTCGTGAAACAGATACAAAAAAAGTCTCCCGGGCGTTACCTGAGTACCAAAGGCAGCGGTGCTTACGGCAAATTTACCGTAACCCAGGACCTAAAGAAATATACAAGCGCCAAACTCTTTTCTGAAATAGGGAAAGAAACCAAAATATTCGCACGTTTCTCTACCATGTTGGCAGAAAAAGGCAGCGCTGATACCGAACGCGACATCCGCGGTTTCTCCCTGAAATTTTATACAGAAGAAGGCAATTGGGATTTGGTAGGCAGCAGCAGCCCAGTTTTTTATGTAAAAGAACCTTCAAACTTCGCGGCCTTCATGCAGTCGCACAGCCGTGATCCTCGCACAAACCTTAAAAGCGAAACCGCACGTTGGAACTTCTACAGCACCCATCCAGAATCGCTCCATCAACTGCTCATAAATTCATCGGATCGCGGGATTCCCTTTGGTTATCGCCACATGAATGGTTACGGCACCCACACTTATGCCTTTATAAATGCTGCAGGTGAACGCTTTTGGGTTAAATTCCATTTTAAACCAAAGCAAGGGACCAAAAATTTTACCGGTGCTGAAGTTGATAAAACAGACTTTGCCCAGCAAGACCTGGTACATGCTGTTGATACCGCGAATTATCCCAGATGGACCCTGTTTATACAAATAATGACCATGGAAGAGGCCAATGGATATCGCTGGAACCCCTTTGATGTCACCAAGGTTTGGCTGCAAGATGATTTCCCGCTCATCGAAGTGGGCGATCTTGAACTGAATAAAATCCCCGAGGATTATTTCTCTCATGTAGAACAAGCTACTTTTTCACCGGGCACGATTGTTCCGGGTATCGGATTTTCACCGGATAAGATGCTACAAACGCGTATTTTCGCTTATACAGATGCCCACCAGAACCGCACCGGCCTGCACGCAGAACAACTACAGGTCAACAGAAATCCTTACATACAACCATCATATTTCGCCAGCGAAATCTCACATGCTGCGTTAACTACTTTCACCAGTTATGACCATGAGGACGATCATTACACCCAACCCGGCCTATTTTACACCAAAGCGCTTACCGATGAAACACGCGCCATATTAGTGGAAAACATTATAAAATCTATGAAACAGGTGAGTGGCCCCGAAAAACACTCAATCATCAACCGCCAGTTATGTCATTTTTTCAGAGCCAATATCGAGTTGGGTATGAAGATCGCCATGGGACTACAGGTGAATATTGATGCAAATATGATGAGCCATACCATGAATCAGTTATAA
- the xerD gene encoding site-specific tyrosine recombinase XerD, whose amino-acid sequence MTWDEKIKDFENFLKFERNFSDNTLDAYLRDIRKLRDYAEVMIDNTGPLEITYEHIQEYLFQLSKQKFSERSQARWISSIKAFFKYLVEDEAREDNPTTLLESPKLGLYLPDTLSFDDVEKIIKAINISTDLGRRNQCMIEVLYGCGLRVSELIDLKISNINFRESYLKVDGKGDKSRFVPLAAYTAELIKTYITEVRSKYKINKKCEDILFLNSRGSAMSRVIVFIIIKELTEKAGINKKISPHTFRHSFATHLLQNGADLRYIQEMLGHSSITTTEIYTHLKNEELRDVILNFHPRNKVYE is encoded by the coding sequence ATTACCTGGGATGAAAAAATAAAAGACTTTGAAAACTTCCTGAAATTTGAACGGAATTTTTCTGACAACACCCTTGATGCCTATCTGCGGGACATCCGTAAACTGCGCGACTACGCCGAGGTGATGATCGACAACACTGGCCCACTTGAAATCACTTACGAACATATACAGGAATATCTCTTCCAGCTGTCGAAACAAAAATTCAGTGAACGCTCGCAGGCACGGTGGATATCCTCCATTAAAGCTTTCTTTAAATATCTGGTAGAAGACGAAGCCCGCGAAGACAATCCCACCACCCTTCTTGAAAGTCCCAAACTGGGGTTATACCTGCCAGATACGTTAAGCTTCGATGATGTGGAAAAAATCATAAAGGCCATCAATATCTCCACCGATTTAGGACGCAGAAACCAATGTATGATCGAGGTCTTATATGGTTGTGGCCTGCGCGTTTCTGAACTCATCGACCTTAAGATTTCAAACATCAATTTCCGCGAATCCTATCTGAAAGTCGACGGGAAAGGGGATAAAAGCAGGTTCGTGCCTTTAGCCGCATATACCGCAGAACTTATTAAAACCTACATCACTGAGGTAAGATCGAAATATAAAATCAACAAAAAGTGTGAAGACATCCTGTTTTTGAACAGTCGCGGCTCCGCCATGTCCCGCGTCATTGTCTTTATCATCATAAAGGAACTGACGGAAAAAGCTGGCATCAATAAGAAAATCTCGCCACATACCTTCCGGCATTCATTTGCCACTCATCTTTTGCAAAATGGCGCGGACTTACGCTATATCCAGGAAATGTTGGGCCACTCAAGCATTACCACTACCGAAATATACACGCATCTGAAAAACGAAGAACTTCGGGATGTGATCCTGAACTTCCATCCGCGCAACAAAGTTTATGAATAA
- a CDS encoding LysR substrate-binding domain-containing protein, translating into MNIQQLEYLIAVDKYKHFGKAAQSCFITQPTLSAMIQKFEDELDVKVFDRTTHPIRTTDVGIQLIEKARQVIDAVNDLKNQASLLNNVLAGKLNLGIIPTTSSYILPEEIFSFLQENTKIELSVKEMTTDNIIKALKSGELDAGIISTPYDAASEFYQQFLFNEELMIYSSEKVSKDTFVLPEDVDSTKVWLLEEGNCLRTQFENICMLKENSLKPKNLDFLASNINTLIQMVDKVGGLTIIPELAVPQLSAQQKEKIMRFRKPFPFREISMIYYKPTYKQKILDEMAASIKKSLKGKLNYDKSPEDYTGVKPQ; encoded by the coding sequence ATGAATATTCAGCAATTAGAATATCTTATCGCGGTGGATAAGTATAAGCATTTCGGCAAGGCCGCCCAATCGTGTTTCATTACGCAGCCTACGCTGAGCGCGATGATACAGAAGTTCGAGGATGAACTTGATGTGAAGGTGTTCGACCGCACCACACACCCAATTCGTACCACTGATGTAGGTATTCAGTTGATTGAGAAGGCGCGCCAGGTGATAGATGCTGTAAATGATCTGAAGAACCAAGCCAGCTTGCTGAATAACGTACTGGCAGGAAAACTTAATTTAGGCATCATTCCTACGACTTCAAGTTATATTTTGCCGGAAGAGATCTTCTCTTTCCTTCAGGAGAATACCAAAATCGAACTGAGCGTAAAGGAAATGACTACCGATAACATCATTAAGGCGCTGAAATCGGGGGAACTGGACGCCGGGATCATCTCTACGCCTTACGATGCGGCTTCAGAGTTTTATCAGCAGTTTCTGTTTAATGAAGAGTTGATGATTTACTCTTCCGAAAAAGTCTCTAAAGATACTTTTGTACTACCGGAGGATGTTGACAGCACGAAAGTGTGGCTTTTAGAGGAAGGTAACTGCCTGCGTACCCAGTTTGAAAACATCTGTATGCTGAAGGAAAATTCGCTAAAACCTAAAAACCTCGATTTCTTGGCTTCTAACATCAATACCTTGATACAAATGGTGGACAAGGTAGGGGGACTTACCATCATCCCGGAGTTGGCCGTTCCGCAGCTTTCAGCCCAGCAGAAGGAAAAGATAATGCGTTTCCGGAAGCCTTTTCCGTTCCGCGAGATCAGCATGATTTACTATAAGCCAACTTACAAGCAGAAAATCCTGGATGAAATGGCCGCTTCTATTAAAAAATCCCTCAAAGGAAAACTTAATTACGATAAAAGCCCGGAAGATTACACAGGGGTAAAACCGCAGTAG
- a CDS encoding NUDIX hydrolase, with protein sequence MNNLTYCAKCGRQSLLWDGVSKWSCRNCDYVLYHNVAGAVAVIISCGDEILLTRRNQEPKKGKLDLPGGFTDPKESAEETCSREIQEELRIKIRPEKFKYLKSLPNIYEYKDIVYNTLDLFFSTEIAEKAALTLEESEITEVLWLKPEDLSIKELAFESQQTFFQEYLQNRRKTRQ encoded by the coding sequence ATGAATAATCTTACTTACTGTGCAAAATGCGGCAGACAAAGCCTGCTGTGGGACGGTGTATCAAAATGGTCGTGCCGGAACTGCGATTACGTATTGTACCATAATGTAGCCGGCGCCGTAGCGGTCATTATATCCTGTGGAGACGAAATCCTGCTCACCAGAAGAAATCAGGAACCTAAAAAAGGGAAACTAGATTTGCCGGGCGGATTTACCGATCCTAAAGAAAGCGCCGAGGAAACCTGCAGCCGCGAAATCCAGGAGGAACTTAGAATAAAAATCAGGCCAGAAAAATTTAAATACTTAAAAAGCCTGCCTAATATTTACGAATATAAAGACATCGTTTACAACACGTTAGATTTGTTTTTCAGCACTGAAATAGCTGAGAAAGCAGCCTTGACGCTGGAGGAATCAGAAATCACAGAAGTCCTCTGGCTTAAACCTGAAGATTTGTCCATTAAAGAACTCGCCTTTGAATCTCAGCAAACTTTCTTTCAAGAATATCTTCAAAACCGGAGAAAGACAAGGCAATAA